The following coding sequences lie in one Haladaptatus sp. DJG-WS-42 genomic window:
- a CDS encoding cation acetate symporter gives MILPLQAEALDISFKLVPAIIVFLMMASFLVIGYIFKVADTEGMWVAGRGIGNIENGMAIGANWMSAASYLGLAGLVALAGFYGLAFIVGWTTGYFVLLIFLAAQMRRFGKYTAPDFVADRFNSPTARALAAFTTLLIAYVYSVGQARGMGLVGQYVFGLDIIPMIVVMMTITVGYLALSGMLGATKNMAVQYVILIIAFLAGVYVVGFTQGYSTILPQIEYGMLINDLGREFSAPFQNASYYIWVATAFSLIFGTCGLPHVLVRFYTVKSERTARWSTVWGLFFILLLYWAAPAMAAFGVDLFAQVNNISPDAVFSGSQAMSGAEGDVIVVLAAQFANLPRWFVGLVAAGAMAAAIATTAGLFITASSAVAHDIYAELINKDATQRQQVLIGRATIIGIGALVTVTAFNPPALIGELVAYAFSLAGTVLFPMFFLGLWWENTNREGALAGMTVGLLLWITSIINSVLPAYVPFLADIAGGSGQALIPIYAQYVPPIGAALVGTPLVFLVTIAVSLVTPEPPLETKRMVRQCHSPEPMGRQQSAEDIVSNSGGKTPADD, from the coding sequence ATGATACTGCCACTGCAAGCAGAAGCGCTCGATATCTCGTTCAAGCTCGTTCCGGCCATCATCGTCTTCCTGATGATGGCGTCGTTCCTCGTCATCGGCTACATCTTCAAAGTGGCGGACACTGAGGGGATGTGGGTTGCTGGCCGTGGAATCGGGAACATCGAGAACGGGATGGCAATCGGTGCCAACTGGATGTCCGCGGCGTCCTATCTCGGCCTCGCCGGACTGGTCGCACTGGCTGGCTTTTACGGCCTCGCGTTCATCGTTGGCTGGACAACTGGCTACTTCGTCCTGCTCATCTTCCTCGCCGCGCAGATGCGCCGGTTCGGGAAGTACACGGCACCTGACTTCGTCGCAGACCGGTTCAATTCGCCGACAGCCCGTGCGCTCGCGGCGTTTACGACGCTCCTCATCGCGTACGTCTACTCGGTCGGACAGGCCCGCGGGATGGGACTGGTTGGCCAGTACGTCTTCGGCCTCGACATCATCCCGATGATCGTTGTGATGATGACCATCACCGTGGGCTATCTCGCGCTCTCGGGGATGCTGGGCGCGACGAAGAACATGGCCGTCCAGTACGTCATCCTCATCATCGCGTTCCTCGCGGGCGTGTACGTCGTCGGGTTCACACAGGGCTACTCGACGATTCTTCCGCAGATCGAGTACGGGATGCTCATCAACGACCTCGGCCGGGAGTTCTCGGCACCATTCCAGAACGCCTCCTACTACATCTGGGTCGCGACGGCCTTCTCGCTCATCTTCGGCACCTGTGGCCTGCCACACGTCCTCGTGCGATTCTACACCGTCAAAAGCGAACGAACCGCCCGCTGGTCGACCGTGTGGGGACTATTCTTCATCCTCCTGCTGTACTGGGCTGCGCCCGCAATGGCGGCGTTCGGCGTCGACCTCTTCGCACAAGTAAACAACATCTCGCCTGATGCTGTCTTCAGCGGTTCACAGGCGATGTCCGGCGCAGAGGGTGACGTCATCGTCGTCCTCGCTGCACAGTTCGCAAACCTCCCGCGCTGGTTCGTCGGCCTCGTGGCCGCCGGTGCGATGGCCGCCGCGATTGCGACCACCGCCGGGCTGTTCATCACGGCATCGTCAGCCGTTGCACACGACATCTACGCAGAACTCATCAACAAGGATGCGACCCAGCGCCAACAGGTGCTCATTGGTCGCGCAACCATCATCGGCATCGGCGCGCTCGTGACCGTGACCGCGTTCAACCCACCGGCGCTCATCGGCGAACTCGTCGCGTACGCGTTCTCGCTCGCTGGAACCGTGTTGTTCCCGATGTTCTTCCTTGGACTCTGGTGGGAGAACACGAACAGAGAGGGCGCACTCGCCGGGATGACCGTCGGGCTGCTCCTCTGGATAACGTCGATTATCAACAGCGTGTTGCCCGCCTACGTGCCGTTCCTTGCCGACATCGCCGGTGGCTCCGGGCAGGCGCTCATCCCAATTTACGCCCAGTACGTGCCCCCGATTGGGGCCGCACTGGTCGGCACGCCACTCGTCTTCCTCGTCACCATCGCCGTCTCGCTGGTAACCCCAGAGCCGCCACTTGAGACCAAGCGGATGGTTCGTCAGTGTCATAGCCCAGAGCCAATGGGTCGCCAACAAAGCGCAGAAGACATCGTCTCGAACAGCGGTGGCAAAACGCCCGCTGACGACTAA
- a CDS encoding cupin domain-containing protein: protein MTAHPSPLVRRAEDITYEPVGAADGMAKGVLISEAEGAPHFAIRRFTLDPGASVPKHTNEVEHEQYVLAGEYVVGIGDEEYTVAAGDSLLIPAGTVHWYRNEGDEPGAFLCAVPNGDDTISLTE from the coding sequence ATGACAGCCCACCCATCGCCACTCGTCCGCCGCGCCGAAGACATCACCTACGAACCTGTCGGAGCCGCAGACGGAATGGCAAAAGGCGTCCTCATCAGCGAGGCGGAGGGTGCGCCGCACTTCGCCATCCGCCGGTTCACGCTCGACCCCGGCGCGAGCGTCCCGAAACACACGAACGAGGTCGAACACGAGCAGTACGTCTTAGCAGGCGAGTACGTCGTTGGCATCGGTGACGAGGAGTACACCGTCGCTGCGGGCGATTCGCTGTTGATTCCGGCCGGAACGGTTCACTGGTACAGAAACGAGGGCGACGAACCGGGGGCGTTCCTCTGTGCGGTGCCAAACGGCGACGACACCATCTCCCTCACCGAGTAG
- a CDS encoding bacterio-opsin activator domain-containing protein, translating to MSRTARSTVLTPEAFERLKRATETYREDLVVTLMGDAGLRPSEVACVRPEDLSTRDHGGDSHTLLTVGTGRESRDVYLRPAVAHDLRKFISVNDIGEDDPVFDVSARRIQMLVTDVASRTDDASLQAVSSRNLRQYFAHRLLNRERIHPQIVRAVGGWKSLESLDSYFEPPSEEAIIDAFTATTARQRQPDRRGAAPPSGRGETLLECMQTLGTELTAATTRTEVERATCEALAGVYHTAWVCDEQGIPRTYANHREEGDVDLHEVVDEAGGFDSFEQEEAAVVLRNVMTHVSGRLTGCALIVTPLKSSDRVHGLLCVAHQTVEAVDRECVADIGRRVGETITSLERKRLLLADTGVELTFRSTDTEDFLVATSHDLGCRFDLEGAVPVEDDDLLYFVTVRDADVRAVLDRISSASGVTEGRLIGDHSSGALLELVVRDQTFISALVDRGGTAQQLTVEDGVAEIAGVFSRRVDIRSVVETLTAEFPGSELVAKREIELPTQTTVGVRQVMEDNLTEKQRSVLRAAYFAGYFEWPRGSTAEELAASMGVSSPTLHNHLRKAQQKVLTAVIEDADTTVRDGAGNS from the coding sequence ATGTCCCGCACAGCGCGTTCGACGGTGCTCACACCCGAAGCGTTCGAGCGGCTGAAGCGAGCGACCGAGACCTACCGCGAAGACCTCGTCGTCACGCTGATGGGTGACGCGGGACTGCGGCCGAGTGAGGTCGCCTGCGTTCGTCCAGAAGACCTGTCCACGCGCGACCACGGCGGCGATTCACACACGTTGTTGACCGTGGGAACCGGCCGAGAGAGCCGAGACGTGTACCTGCGCCCGGCCGTGGCCCACGACCTCCGGAAGTTCATCTCGGTGAACGACATCGGCGAAGACGACCCGGTGTTCGACGTGAGCGCACGACGCATCCAGATGCTCGTCACAGATGTGGCATCCCGGACGGATGACGCCAGTCTGCAGGCGGTTTCGTCGCGGAATTTGCGCCAGTACTTCGCCCATCGCTTGCTCAACAGAGAGCGCATCCACCCGCAAATCGTGCGGGCGGTCGGCGGGTGGAAGAGCCTTGAAAGCTTAGACTCGTACTTCGAACCGCCGAGCGAGGAAGCGATTATCGACGCCTTCACCGCGACGACGGCGAGACAGCGCCAGCCCGACCGACGAGGCGCCGCGCCACCGTCTGGAAGGGGTGAGACGCTCCTTGAGTGCATGCAGACGCTTGGGACTGAGTTGACAGCGGCGACGACGCGCACGGAGGTCGAACGAGCCACGTGCGAAGCGCTCGCGGGCGTCTACCACACGGCGTGGGTGTGTGACGAACAGGGCATCCCGCGAACCTACGCAAACCACCGCGAGGAAGGCGACGTCGACTTACACGAGGTCGTAGACGAGGCGGGCGGGTTCGACAGTTTCGAGCAAGAAGAAGCGGCCGTCGTCCTGCGGAACGTCATGACCCACGTGAGTGGACGGTTGACCGGGTGTGCGCTCATCGTCACGCCGCTCAAGTCGAGCGACCGCGTCCACGGTCTGCTCTGTGTGGCCCATCAGACGGTCGAAGCCGTAGACCGCGAGTGTGTCGCAGACATTGGCAGACGGGTTGGCGAGACCATCACCTCGCTCGAACGCAAGCGGCTCTTGCTCGCGGATACGGGCGTCGAGTTGACGTTTCGCTCTACCGACACCGAGGACTTTCTGGTGGCGACCTCACACGACCTCGGCTGTCGTTTCGACCTCGAAGGCGCGGTGCCCGTCGAAGACGATGACTTGCTCTACTTCGTGACCGTCCGAGACGCCGACGTTCGGGCGGTACTCGACCGCATTTCAAGTGCGTCGGGCGTCACCGAAGGGCGGCTGATTGGCGACCATAGCTCGGGTGCGTTGCTCGAACTCGTCGTGCGCGACCAGACGTTCATCTCCGCACTCGTAGACCGCGGCGGAACCGCCCAGCAACTCACCGTCGAAGACGGCGTCGCGGAAATTGCAGGCGTGTTCTCTCGGCGGGTCGATATCCGCTCGGTGGTCGAAACCCTCACAGCGGAGTTCCCCGGGTCAGAGCTGGTCGCAAAACGCGAGATAGAACTGCCAACCCAGACCACCGTCGGCGTACGACAGGTGATGGAAGACAACCTCACCGAGAAACAGCGCTCGGTGCTCCGGGCGGCGTACTTTGCTGGCTACTTCGAGTGGCCGCGCGGCTCCACCGCAGAAGAACTCGCGGCGTCGATGGGCGTCTCCTCGCCGACGCTCCACAACCACCTGCGGAAAGCCCAACAGAAGGTGCTCACTGCGGTCATCGAGGACGCGGACACGACCGTCCGCGACGGTGCCGGAAACAGCTAG
- a CDS encoding competence/damage-inducible protein A, whose translation MQVALLTVGDELLAGDIDNTNASWLARQLGERGVSVVRILVVPDDEDVIASQIREYSDAFDAVIVTGGLGGTPDDVTMASLARAFGRDLEVNDDALAAVEARLAAIADKYPDLDIDASAEASIPAGSRVLVNDAGLSPGCVVKNVYAVPGIPAEMKAMFEQVAAEFSGEMQTRTLYTPTPEGQLLTVLAAVRDKFGVAVGCYPNRNEGQNRLKLRGTDEDALDAAAAWLREEIETA comes from the coding sequence ATGCAAGTCGCACTGTTGACCGTTGGCGACGAACTCCTCGCCGGCGACATCGACAACACGAACGCCTCGTGGCTGGCCCGCCAGTTGGGCGAACGAGGCGTCTCAGTCGTGCGGATTCTCGTCGTCCCGGACGACGAAGACGTGATTGCTTCGCAGATTCGCGAGTACAGCGACGCCTTCGACGCCGTCATCGTGACCGGCGGCCTCGGCGGAACGCCTGACGACGTGACGATGGCGAGTCTCGCCCGCGCGTTCGGCCGCGACCTTGAAGTGAACGACGACGCCCTAGCCGCCGTTGAAGCGCGTCTCGCGGCGATAGCCGACAAATATCCTGACTTGGATATCGATGCGAGCGCAGAGGCGTCGATACCGGCCGGTTCGCGGGTGCTCGTAAACGACGCCGGACTCTCACCCGGGTGTGTCGTCAAAAACGTCTACGCCGTCCCCGGCATCCCCGCTGAGATGAAAGCCATGTTCGAACAGGTCGCAGCCGAGTTTTCAGGAGAAATGCAGACGCGGACGCTCTACACGCCAACACCGGAAGGACAGTTGCTCACGGTGCTGGCTGCGGTCAGAGACAAATTTGGGGTCGCAGTTGGGTGTTATCCGAACCGCAACGAAGGCCAAAATCGGCTGAAGCTCAGGGGAACGGACGAAGACGCGCTCGACGCGGCGGCGGCGTGGTTGCGCGAAGAAATCGAGACGGCCTGA
- a CDS encoding CBS domain-containing protein gives MRSFQIGRLFGIPIKLDLTFLLVLPVFAWLIGTQVGLWTGTLNSLWGTAIDPANLDGPQLPWILGAVSAIGLFVGVVLHELGHSLVSMRFGYPIESIKLWLLGGVAQLTEMPEDWKQELLIAIAGPIVSIAQGVIFYLVLTLIPGFSDPVKFVVGYLALTNFALAAFNLLPGFPMDGGRVLRALLARNRPYAQATRIAAEVGKAFAIFLALIGLFGGGGIFMVAIAFFIYIGASSESQQMTMKAAFEGVRVSDIMTPKNRVDSVSPDNSVTELLRRMFEERHTGYPVMRNGDLVGMVTLSDAREVKEVERDAYTVSDVMSDDLHTISPESNALDALQMMQQHGIGRLLVVDEVGTFHGLISRTDLMTAFDIIQSSGPTQVSPGRSAGNPPSQMFDDPSQ, from the coding sequence ATGCGAAGTTTTCAGATCGGGCGGCTGTTTGGCATTCCGATCAAACTCGACCTGACATTCCTGCTGGTACTTCCGGTGTTCGCGTGGCTCATCGGGACGCAGGTCGGACTGTGGACAGGGACGCTGAACAGCCTTTGGGGGACGGCCATCGACCCCGCAAACCTCGACGGACCGCAGCTGCCGTGGATTCTCGGCGCGGTGAGCGCTATTGGCCTGTTCGTCGGCGTCGTCCTCCACGAACTCGGCCACTCGCTCGTCTCCATGCGGTTTGGGTACCCCATCGAGTCTATCAAACTCTGGTTGCTCGGCGGGGTTGCCCAACTCACCGAGATGCCGGAGGACTGGAAACAAGAACTCCTCATTGCGATTGCCGGCCCTATCGTCAGCATCGCACAGGGCGTCATATTCTATCTCGTTCTCACCCTCATCCCCGGCTTCAGCGACCCTGTTAAGTTCGTCGTTGGCTACCTCGCACTCACCAATTTCGCGCTCGCGGCGTTCAACCTCTTGCCGGGCTTTCCGATGGACGGCGGGCGCGTCCTCCGTGCCCTCCTCGCGCGCAATCGCCCCTACGCCCAAGCCACCCGCATCGCCGCCGAGGTGGGTAAGGCGTTCGCCATCTTCCTCGCCCTGATTGGCCTCTTTGGTGGCGGTGGCATCTTCATGGTCGCCATCGCGTTTTTCATCTACATCGGCGCGTCCTCAGAGAGCCAGCAGATGACGATGAAGGCCGCCTTCGAGGGCGTCCGCGTGAGCGACATCATGACGCCGAAAAATCGCGTCGATTCGGTGAGTCCAGACAACTCTGTCACGGAACTGCTCCGGCGGATGTTCGAAGAACGCCACACGGGCTACCCCGTCATGCGAAACGGCGACCTCGTCGGCATGGTCACGCTCTCTGATGCCCGCGAAGTGAAGGAAGTCGAACGCGACGCCTACACGGTGTCCGATGTGATGAGCGACGACCTCCACACGATTTCGCCCGAAAGCAACGCCTTAGACGCCCTCCAGATGATGCAACAACACGGCATCGGCCGCCTGCTCGTCGTTGACGAGGTGGGCACGTTCCACGGCCTCATCTCGCGGACCGACCTCATGACTGCCTTCGACATCATCCAGTCGAGCGGGCCAACGCAGGTGAGTCCCGGCCGGTCTGCGGGCAACCCACCGTCGCAGATGTTCGACGACCCCTCCCAGTAA
- a CDS encoding DUF4212 domain-containing protein, whose protein sequence is MQETDTHDTADSPRVEPDGGTLTQAARKHRNTNYLNEEVNLLKPSTPFMRDHLRVVWTSFAIWALIVFGPVTATALAPDAMTATMPILGFPLHYFLIAFGAPTGALILAAVYARQRDKLDEKYGIEHSTTGAGQTKSGQKSDAKAADGGVDQ, encoded by the coding sequence ATGCAAGAAACAGACACACATGATACAGCGGACTCGCCGCGGGTCGAACCCGATGGCGGGACACTCACGCAGGCTGCACGGAAACACCGAAACACGAACTACCTAAACGAGGAGGTGAACCTCCTGAAACCGAGCACCCCGTTCATGCGAGACCACCTCAGAGTGGTCTGGACCAGTTTCGCCATCTGGGCGCTCATCGTCTTCGGCCCAGTGACGGCGACGGCACTCGCCCCCGACGCGATGACAGCGACGATGCCGATTCTCGGCTTCCCGCTGCACTACTTCCTCATCGCCTTCGGCGCGCCGACGGGCGCGCTCATCCTCGCGGCCGTCTACGCTCGCCAGCGGGACAAACTCGACGAGAAGTATGGTATCGAACACAGCACTACGGGGGCTGGACAGACGAAAAGTGGCCAGAAAAGCGACGCAAAGGCTGCTGATGGAGGGGTAGACCAATGA
- the acs gene encoding acetate--CoA ligase — MDNGENRSGKTLSSPSEWVAPPSAFVAQANVADEGIYEEFEENWPACWARAAGLLDWNQPYERVLDDSDGFHWFSGGKLNASYNCLDRHIEAGRKNQAALTWEGELGETRTYTYQALSREVNAFAAALRELGVEEDDVVTLYMPMIPELPIAMLACARLGAPHSVVFAGFSADALATRMEASGSELIVTCDGYYRRGNAITMKNTTDNACLTVSQEVEQVVVNRLGSAGNLDHHHDYTSLVEAHEGERVEPVARDADDLLFYIYTSGTTGEPKEVRHTTGGYLAHVAWTARSVLDIKPEDTVFCAADIGWITGHSYIVYGPLALGATTVLYEGTPNQAEKDRLWEIIERNAVDIFYTASTSIRTFVKWGASHPKSHDLSSLRLLGTVGERIDASAWHWYYEHVGGGECPIVDTWWQTETGGMMVTTLPGVDRMKPGTVGRPLPGIDADIVDGRGVAAAPGEPGRLLITKPWPAMPQGFCDDEWVVTDHAAYEAGEWHYVTGDRAVETDYIQLLGREDDVVNVSGHRIGTKEIESAIVDVEGVAEAAAVGGRRDVKGRTIHVYVTPERNVVGDEQLEQAVRDAVNEAIGEIAVPERITFAPALPKTRSGKIMRRHLEAIANGEQLGDTSALRNPEIVGELESIVDE, encoded by the coding sequence GGACAACGGCGAGAATCGGTCGGGGAAAACGTTGTCATCGCCCAGCGAGTGGGTCGCGCCACCGAGCGCGTTCGTCGCGCAGGCGAACGTCGCAGACGAGGGCATCTACGAGGAGTTCGAAGAGAACTGGCCTGCGTGCTGGGCTCGTGCAGCGGGGCTTCTCGACTGGAACCAGCCCTACGAGCGCGTCCTCGACGACAGCGACGGATTTCACTGGTTTTCGGGCGGGAAGCTGAACGCCTCGTACAACTGCCTCGACCGCCACATCGAAGCCGGTCGGAAAAATCAGGCGGCGCTCACGTGGGAGGGCGAACTCGGCGAAACGCGAACCTACACGTATCAGGCGCTTTCGCGTGAGGTGAACGCATTTGCGGCGGCGCTGCGGGAGTTGGGCGTCGAAGAAGACGACGTTGTCACCCTCTACATGCCGATGATTCCCGAGTTGCCGATTGCGATGCTCGCCTGTGCCCGTCTCGGGGCACCGCATTCGGTGGTGTTCGCGGGCTTTTCGGCCGACGCCCTCGCCACGCGGATGGAAGCATCCGGCTCAGAACTCATCGTCACCTGCGACGGCTACTACCGCCGAGGCAACGCCATCACGATGAAAAATACGACGGACAACGCTTGTCTCACCGTCTCACAGGAAGTCGAGCAGGTCGTGGTCAACCGCCTCGGGAGCGCCGGAAATCTCGACCACCACCACGACTACACCTCGCTCGTCGAAGCCCACGAAGGCGAGCGCGTCGAACCCGTCGCCCGCGACGCAGACGACCTCCTCTTTTACATCTACACCTCGGGGACGACCGGCGAGCCAAAAGAGGTGCGCCACACCACTGGTGGCTATCTCGCACACGTCGCGTGGACCGCACGCTCGGTGCTCGATATCAAACCCGAAGATACCGTCTTCTGCGCGGCGGATATTGGCTGGATTACCGGCCATTCGTACATCGTCTACGGCCCGCTCGCGCTCGGGGCGACCACCGTCCTCTACGAAGGCACGCCGAATCAGGCCGAAAAAGACCGCCTCTGGGAGATTATCGAACGCAACGCCGTGGACATCTTCTACACCGCCTCGACGTCCATTCGGACGTTCGTGAAGTGGGGGGCGTCACATCCCAAAAGCCACGACCTCTCCTCGCTGCGCCTGCTCGGGACGGTCGGCGAACGAATCGACGCGAGCGCGTGGCACTGGTATTACGAACACGTCGGCGGTGGCGAGTGCCCCATCGTGGACACGTGGTGGCAGACCGAGACCGGCGGCATGATGGTCACCACGCTGCCGGGCGTAGACCGGATGAAGCCCGGCACAGTCGGGCGACCGTTGCCGGGTATCGACGCCGACATCGTGGACGGGCGGGGGGTGGCAGCCGCACCCGGCGAGCCCGGACGCCTGCTCATCACGAAGCCGTGGCCCGCGATGCCACAGGGCTTTTGCGACGACGAGTGGGTGGTCACCGACCACGCCGCCTACGAAGCGGGCGAGTGGCACTACGTCACCGGCGACCGCGCGGTCGAAACCGACTACATCCAGTTGCTCGGCCGCGAAGACGACGTGGTGAACGTTTCGGGCCATCGAATCGGGACGAAAGAAATCGAGTCGGCCATCGTCGATGTCGAAGGCGTCGCCGAAGCCGCCGCGGTGGGCGGCCGACGCGACGTAAAGGGGCGAACCATCCACGTCTACGTCACCCCGGAACGGAACGTCGTCGGCGACGAGCAATTAGAGCAGGCGGTCAGGGACGCCGTGAACGAGGCAATCGGTGAGATTGCTGTCCCAGAGCGGATTACGTTCGCACCCGCACTCCCCAAAACACGCTCGGGGAAGATTATGCGGCGTCACTTAGAAGCCATCGCCAATGGCGAGCAACTCGGCGATACGAGCGCGCTTCGCAATCCCGAAATCGTCGGGGAACTCGAATCCATCGTTGACGAGTGA
- the acs gene encoding acetate--CoA ligase, whose protein sequence is MSHDTDAELEARLAEQERFSPPESFVAQANVADEGIYEEFEETWPGCWEQAAALLDWDDPYDTVLDDSNPPFFEWFTGGSLNAAANCLDRHLDTRGDEAAIEWIGEPTDEENRTYTYRELHREVNEFAAALRDLGVEEDDVVTLYMPMIPELPIAMLACARIGAPHSVVFAGFSADALATRMNAADSEYLITCDGYYRRGDPLKHKAKADEGLSGVEHGVETVVVDRLGDAYDHPLAESHHDYDDLVSAQEGATVEPVARDAEDMLFLMYTSGTTGQPKGVKHTTGGYLSWASWTGQAVLDIKPEDTFFCAADIGWITGHSYIVYGPLALGTTTMMYEGTPDYPDKDRLWEIVEEYEANQLYTAPTAIRAFMKWGAEYPERHDLSSLRLLGTVGEPINPRAWKWYYKHIGDEACPVVDTWWQTETGGMMITTLPGVSEMSPGSAGPPLPGLDVRIVDNEGEQVEPGRAGYLTVNKPWPGMLRTLYRNDERYIDEYWRTYSDVDSDDPDDWVYFPEDGAKISEDGYITVLGRVDDVINVSGHRLGTMEIESAIVGVEGVAEAAVVGGHHDVKGEAVYAYVITEDGYEGDDEMAARIVEGVNTAIGPIARPEQVVFTPELPKTRSGKIMRRLLEDIANGDELGNTSTLRNPEIVSDIAAKVQDD, encoded by the coding sequence ATGTCGCACGATACAGACGCCGAACTGGAGGCTCGGTTGGCAGAACAAGAGCGATTCAGCCCGCCTGAATCGTTCGTCGCGCAAGCGAACGTCGCAGACGAGGGCATCTACGAGGAGTTCGAAGAGACCTGGCCCGGGTGCTGGGAGCAGGCGGCGGCGCTCCTCGATTGGGATGACCCCTACGATACCGTTCTCGACGACTCGAACCCGCCGTTTTTCGAGTGGTTCACGGGCGGCTCGCTCAACGCCGCTGCAAACTGCCTCGACCGACATCTCGATACCCGTGGCGACGAAGCCGCCATCGAGTGGATTGGCGAACCAACGGACGAGGAAAATCGTACCTACACCTATCGGGAGTTACACCGCGAGGTAAACGAGTTCGCCGCCGCACTCAGAGACCTCGGCGTCGAAGAAGACGACGTTGTCACCCTCTACATGCCGATGATTCCCGAGTTGCCGATTGCGATGCTCGCGTGTGCGCGAATCGGCGCGCCACACAGCGTCGTCTTCGCGGGCTTCTCGGCCGACGCCCTCGCCACCCGGATGAACGCCGCAGATTCGGAGTACCTCATCACGTGTGATGGCTACTACCGTCGGGGCGACCCCCTCAAGCACAAGGCGAAAGCCGACGAGGGGCTTTCGGGCGTCGAACACGGCGTCGAAACCGTCGTCGTAGACCGGCTCGGCGACGCCTACGACCACCCGCTCGCAGAGTCCCACCACGACTACGACGACCTCGTCAGCGCGCAGGAAGGCGCAACCGTCGAACCCGTCGCCCGGGACGCAGAGGACATGCTCTTCCTGATGTACACCTCAGGAACGACGGGCCAGCCAAAGGGGGTCAAACACACCACCGGTGGCTACCTCTCGTGGGCGTCGTGGACCGGACAAGCCGTCCTCGACATCAAGCCCGAAGACACCTTCTTCTGCGCCGCGGACATCGGCTGGATTACCGGCCATTCGTACATCGTCTACGGCCCGCTCGCGCTCGGGACGACGACGATGATGTACGAAGGCACCCCTGATTACCCGGACAAAGACCGGCTGTGGGAGATTGTCGAAGAGTACGAAGCAAATCAGCTCTACACCGCGCCGACGGCGATTCGCGCGTTCATGAAGTGGGGCGCAGAGTATCCAGAACGTCACGACCTCTCGTCGCTGCGGTTGCTCGGGACGGTCGGTGAACCCATCAACCCACGCGCGTGGAAGTGGTACTACAAACACATCGGCGACGAGGCGTGTCCCGTCGTGGACACGTGGTGGCAGACCGAGACCGGCGGCATGATGATTACGACGCTGCCCGGTGTCTCTGAGATGTCGCCCGGGTCTGCCGGGCCGCCGCTTCCCGGCCTCGACGTGCGTATTGTGGACAACGAAGGCGAGCAGGTCGAACCCGGCCGCGCGGGCTATCTCACGGTGAACAAACCGTGGCCCGGCATGCTCCGGACGCTGTATCGCAACGACGAACGCTACATCGACGAGTACTGGCGCACCTATTCTGACGTAGACAGCGACGACCCGGACGACTGGGTGTACTTCCCCGAAGACGGCGCGAAGATTTCTGAAGACGGCTACATCACCGTCCTCGGCCGCGTCGACGACGTTATCAACGTCTCCGGCCACCGCCTCGGGACGATGGAGATTGAGTCGGCTATCGTCGGCGTCGAAGGCGTCGCAGAGGCAGCAGTCGTCGGCGGCCACCACGACGTGAAAGGCGAGGCCGTCTACGCCTACGTCATCACCGAAGACGGCTACGAGGGTGACGACGAGATGGCAGCGCGCATCGTTGAAGGTGTCAACACCGCCATCGGCCCAATCGCCCGTCCAGAGCAGGTTGTTTTCACGCCCGAGTTGCCAAAAACGCGCTCGGGGAAGATTATGCGCCGCTTGCTTGAGGACATCGCAAACGGTGACGAACTCGGAAACACGTCGACGCTCAGAAATCCGGAAATCGTCTCTGACATCGCGGCGAAAGTGCAGGACGACTGA
- a CDS encoding universal stress protein, with translation MYENILIPTDGSDTANVAVSHAVDLAATYGAQLHALYVVDIDAVNFGLGTEQVDRITQGNFGEMTELQEKADKATGAVAAAAADHDVSVHEEVRVGAPHDVIAGYAEANDIDLVAMGSHGRSGVKRALLGSVTERVLRTTHRPVLVVDERGDD, from the coding sequence ATGTACGAGAACATCCTCATCCCGACCGACGGAAGCGACACAGCGAACGTTGCGGTTTCCCACGCCGTTGACCTCGCCGCTACGTACGGTGCCCAACTCCACGCCCTGTACGTCGTCGACATCGACGCCGTGAACTTCGGACTCGGCACCGAACAGGTAGACCGCATCACGCAGGGCAACTTCGGCGAGATGACCGAACTGCAAGAGAAGGCAGACAAGGCGACCGGAGCCGTCGCCGCGGCGGCCGCAGACCACGACGTCTCCGTCCACGAAGAGGTGCGCGTCGGCGCACCGCACGATGTCATCGCTGGCTATGCTGAGGCAAACGACATCGACCTCGTCGCGATGGGCAGCCACGGCCGGTCTGGCGTCAAGCGGGCGCTCCTCGGGAGTGTCACCGAGCGCGTCCTTCGAACGACGCACCGACCCGTACTCGTCGTTGACGAACGAGGTGACGACTGA